Part of the Flavobacterium sp. MDT1-60 genome, ATTTAAATCGGCAACACCAGGAACGGAACGAAGTTGTTTATCTATAACCCAGTTTTGATAAGTCAATAATTCTCTACTATCTCTGCTGTTACTTTTTACAATGTATCTGAATATTTCTCCGGTAGGTCCGTACGGAGGCTGAACATCTGGTTCAACATCTTCAGGAAGAGAGACATTTTTTAATAAATTATTGACCTGCTGACGCGCAAAAGTATCATCGACTCCATCATCAAAAATAATTTTGATTACAGATAATCCAAACATGGTAATACTACGAACGCTGGTCTTTTTTTGCACCGAGTTCATGGAGATCTCGATAGGAGAAGTTACAAAACGTTCTACTTCTTCTGCACTTTTTCCATTCCATTGTGTAATAATAATAATCTGAGTATTTGTTACATCCGGAAAGGCATCAATTGGCATATTTTTAAAGGAAATAAATCCTGCAACCGCCAATAATCCCACCCAAAAAAAGGTGAATGCTTTATTCTTTAGCGAAAAAGCGATAATATTTCTGATGAATTTGTTCATGACTTATTCGTTTAAGGCGCGATAAATAAATAACTGATTATTGGTAATGACTTTTTCGTTTTCTTTTAAGCCACTTGAAATGTAAGTAGTGTCTCCGACAACACTGTAAACTTCAACCTGTCTGGTTTCGATATTGTGACGATCTTTAAAAACCATGACGAAATTTTTACTTTTATCAAAAACAATAGCATCACTCGGAATAGCTATCAAAGATTTATCTTCTTTAAAAGATAATTTGATGTTGGCATTCATATCAGGTTTCAATAAATATCCTGGGTTTTGCAGTTTTATACGTGCCTGCATCGCTTTGGTTTCCGGATCAATTACATTGAAAATTTTATCTACTTTTCCTTTAAAAACTTTATCAGGATAACTTAAAGTGGTTACATCAGCATCAATTCCTAATTTCACTTTATCAATATCGGTTTCATTGATGTTGGCCATTGCCCAAACTTCACTGATTTCAGCAATATCAAAGATGTTTTCAGAACGGTCACTTCTCAAAAGCATATCCTGATTGATACTTTTCTGAATGATAAAACCACTAATTGGAGCTGTTACTTCATAAATGGAACCCGCTTTAATATTGTAGATTTTATACGTTTCCTGAATTTTGCCTAATTGTGATTGTGCTTTAGCAACTTCAGATTTCGCCTGTAAAACATCGCTCTCCGAATTTAATTTTCCGTCAAATAATTCTGTCGCCACTTTTAAATTGTTCTTTGCCACTAATAAATCACTTTTCGCATCAAGAGATTGTTTTTCAAAATCAGCAATATCAGTACTTTTAATCGTAGCCAAAACTTGTCCCTTGTGTACGTAATCTCCAAGTTCTACATTTACTTTAATGACATTTCCACCCACTAGCGGATAAACATCAATCATTTTATTATTGTCAGCTGTAATTTTTCCGTAAAAACTCAATTCGTTTTTTACAGGTTGCTTTTGTGCGACAGCTGTTGTAGTCGTTTTTAGCATTGAATCACTTAATGCAAAAGAAGTATTAGTCTGCGGATTTTCAACTTCTTTTTTACAGCTTGCGAATGCCAGACTCATAATTGCAATTCCTATTATTAGTTTATGTTTCATCTTTATTTAATTTTAAAATAAGTCTTTGTTGATGGTACTGTTTAATTCTTCTCCAGAAAGTGCTAGTTTTTTCTTTAATTCATTAACCTGAACGGTGGCCTGATTATAGCTTTCCATAAAATCTGTAAATTCTAGTAAGCTCACGTTTCGTTTTTGAAAATTGGTTAACATTCCATTATAAACTGCATCAAAATCAGCGTTAACAGTTGGTTTTATAACAGCATAATTTTTGCGTGATTCATCCCATTTATTCCATGCCGATGTAATTTCAGTTTGCAATTGCAAATCAAAATTTTGTTTTTCGACTTTAGATTGCTCTAAAATAGTTTGGGCATATTTTATGTTTCCTTTATTTTTGTTCCAAAGGGGAAGCGGAATCCCAAGCGTTAAATTAGCTTCTTTATTAAAAGCACCACTTCGTTGATCATAGTTCGCACCTACAGTAATATCAGGAACTGAAAGTGATTTTTGCCATTTTACATTGATTTCGTTGGCATCGATTTCTTTTTGTTTAGCTAAATAATCTGGGCGATTGGCGATAGCTTGATCTTCAAATGACTTTAAATCAAAATTGATAGTTTTTAGATATTTATTGAATTCTGTATCCGAAACAATTGGAACAACAGTTTCAGTTGAGTTTAATAACAATTTCAAATTTGCCTGCTCCTCAATGTTGTTATTAACCACCTCCATTCTTTCATTTTTGAAGTTTAGATAAAGTGATTGCAAGCGAACAACATCTTTCAAAGGAATATTTCCTTTTTGTGCCTGAATAGAGTAGGAGTTGATTAAATCTTCAATATGAGCCAGTTGTTTATCAGTAGTTTCAAGACTTTTTGTATTGTAATAAACGGTGTAAAAGCTCTTGCGTAATTGCAATTTTAAGGTTCTTAGTAAATCATTAAATTGTAATTCAGCCAATTGCTCATTAGTTTGAGCCAGTTTTACTTCATTGCGTTTTTTTCCGCCTAAGTAAATAAGCTGTTCGATACCAAATGCTTTCTGTCCGTCTTTTCCAATATCGAAATATTGATTTCTTTCTGGATTATAAGCATTTAATTCTGCGGTAATCGTTGGATTATCCCAAATTCGGGCTTGAATAGTCAGTGCTTTTGAAGCATCAATATTGTATTGAGAGGCCAGCAAAAAAAGATTGTTTTTCAAAAATTGGCTTTCACAATCTTCGAGAGTGACTGTTTTTTGAGCCAAACCTACCTGACTTGCTAAAATCAGAAATAGTAATGCAATTAACTTTTTCATTGTATCAGTTTTATTTGATACAAAGATGCTATCGCAAAACTTTAAGAGACCTTAACAATGACCTTAAAAAGACCTTAAAAATGATTTAGATTGAAGTTAAAGTGATTTTAATGAAAAGTCAATTGAAAGAGATTGGTGTTTTTTTTAGGGATACTGTATTTGATTTCACCTTTATGAAGGATTAAAATACGGTTGACAATGCGCAATCCGAGTCCAAATCCGGTGGTGCCTTTTGAGTTTTCACCACGCATAAAGGGCTGAAAAA contains:
- a CDS encoding efflux RND transporter periplasmic adaptor subunit translates to MKHKLIIGIAIMSLAFASCKKEVENPQTNTSFALSDSMLKTTTTAVAQKQPVKNELSFYGKITADNNKMIDVYPLVGGNVIKVNVELGDYVHKGQVLATIKSTDIADFEKQSLDAKSDLLVAKNNLKVATELFDGKLNSESDVLQAKSEVAKAQSQLGKIQETYKIYNIKAGSIYEVTAPISGFIIQKSINQDMLLRSDRSENIFDIAEISEVWAMANINETDIDKVKLGIDADVTTLSYPDKVFKGKVDKIFNVIDPETKAMQARIKLQNPGYLLKPDMNANIKLSFKEDKSLIAIPSDAIVFDKSKNFVMVFKDRHNIETRQVEVYSVVGDTTYISSGLKENEKVITNNQLFIYRALNE
- a CDS encoding TolC family protein, whose protein sequence is MKKLIALLFLILASQVGLAQKTVTLEDCESQFLKNNLFLLASQYNIDASKALTIQARIWDNPTITAELNAYNPERNQYFDIGKDGQKAFGIEQLIYLGGKKRNEVKLAQTNEQLAELQFNDLLRTLKLQLRKSFYTVYYNTKSLETTDKQLAHIEDLINSYSIQAQKGNIPLKDVVRLQSLYLNFKNERMEVVNNNIEEQANLKLLLNSTETVVPIVSDTEFNKYLKTINFDLKSFEDQAIANRPDYLAKQKEIDANEINVKWQKSLSVPDITVGANYDQRSGAFNKEANLTLGIPLPLWNKNKGNIKYAQTILEQSKVEKQNFDLQLQTEITSAWNKWDESRKNYAVIKPTVNADFDAVYNGMLTNFQKRNVSLLEFTDFMESYNQATVQVNELKKKLALSGEELNSTINKDLF